GAGGATCATCGTTGCGGATCAATTCCCATTCATTGTTCCGAACGGAATGCTTGACCTCCGGAAAGAAAATGTTTGAAACAAGCAATTGGTGGGGTGAGTCGAAATGGCCGTTTGCCAGGCCTACGAGGTCGATGGACTTTGGAGCTTGTTTCGATTCCAATTTTGTGGCCTGCAAGATCGTCCGAAAGATATCAGTCAACGCTACTTGTTGAGTAACGACGGTTCTTGGCGCGATCTTTCCTGGATAACGAACAATCATTGGAACTCGAATTACGGGCTGATAAAGACTACTGTGCCCGTAGAAATGTCCGTGTTCGCCGAGATTTTCACCATGGTCGG
Above is a window of bacterium DNA encoding:
- a CDS encoding sulfatase-like hydrolase/transferase; the protein is EDLPRQKKLYGIEVETVDGQIGRIVAFLKQNGVYDQSLLIFTADHGENLGEHGHFYGHSSLYQPVIRVPMIVRYPGKIAPRTVVTQQVALTDIFRTILQATKLESKQAPKSIDLVGLANGHFDSPHQLLVSNIFFPEVKHSVRNNEWELIRNDDPQRTYELYHLLTDPSESVNVYSSQTSIARQLEAILNRELGRRVQREFDNLSPDQIENLKALGYIN